A single genomic interval of Marmota flaviventris isolate mMarFla1 chromosome 14, mMarFla1.hap1, whole genome shotgun sequence harbors:
- the Nfu1 gene encoding NFU1 iron-sulfur cluster scaffold homolog, mitochondrial isoform X3 — protein sequence MFIQTQDTPNPNSLKFIPGKPVLETRTMDFPTAATAFRSPLARQLFRIEGVKSVFFGPDFITVTKENEELDWNLLKPDIYATIMDFFASGLPLVTEETSSGEAGSEEDDEVVAMIKELLDTRIRPTVQEDGGDVIYKGFEDGIVQLKLQGSCTSCPSSIITLKNGIQNMLQFYIPEVEGVEQVMDDEADEKEANSP from the exons ATGTTTATTCAAACACAAgataccccaaaccctaacagcTTAAAGTTTATACCAGGAAAACCAGTTCTTGAGACAAGGACCATGGATTTTCCCACAGCAGCTACAGCATTTCGTTCTCCTCTGGCTAG GCAATTATTTAGAATTGAAGGAGTAAAAAGTGTCTTCTTTGGACCAGATTTCATTACTGTCACAAAG GAAAATGAAGAATTAGACTGGAATTTACTAAAACCAGATATTTATGCAACAATTATGGACTTCTTTGCATCTGGCTTACCCCTAGTTACTGAGGAAACATCTTCAGGAGAAGCAG GTTCTGAAGAAGATGATGAAGTTGTGGCAATGATTAAGGAACTGTTAGACACTAGAATAAG GCCAACTGTACAGGAAGATGGAGGAGATGTGATCTATAAAGGCTTTGAAGATGGCATTGTACAGCTGAAACTCCAAGGTTCTTGTACTAGCTGTCCCAGTTCAATCATTACTCTGAAAAATGGGATTCAGAACATGCTGCAGTTTTATATTCCAGAAGTAGAAGGTGTAGAACAG